In Betaproteobacteria bacterium, the sequence TTAACCATGGGCTTTGTCAGACGCTCTTCGGAACTCAGCGCCTGATAGGAAAAACGCTCTTTGTCAGAGATCCAGCATTCGTTTACGTCTTCGTTTTCACGTGGCAGAACGCGCATTACGCTGTCGTGCTTAACCTGAACAACAAGGTTCGCCCCCACTGAGTCATGCGGACTAACGGACTTGCGTCGCTGCAATTCCCAAGAACGGGCGGTGTAGCGGAAAGGCTTGGAGGTCAAAGCCCCAACCGGACAAAGGTCGATCATATTGCCTGACAACTCGGAGTCAACCGTACGACCAACAAATGTCATGATCTCGGAGTGCATATTACGGTTACCCATGCCGAGCTCCATGACACCGGCAATTTCCTGACCGAAGCGAACACAACGGGTACAGTGGATGCAGCGGTTCATTTCCTCCATGCCTACCAGCGGGCCGACATCCTTATGGAAAACAACACGCTTTTCTTCCGAATAGCGACTTTTCATCGGACCATAGCCGACAGACATGTCCTGCAACTGGCACTCGCCCCCTTGATCGCAGATCGGGCAATCCAGCGGGTGATTAATGAGCAGAAACTCCATCACCCCTTTTTGTGCTTTGATAGCCAGTTCTGAGTGGGTAAAAACCTTCATACCGTTCGTCACCGGTGTAGCACAGGCCGGCAAGGGTTTCGGTGCCTTCTCTACCTGCACGAGACACATGCGGCAGTTGGCGGCAATCGAAAGTTTTTTGTGGTAACAGAAATGCGGAATATAAACACCCACTTGCTGCGCGGCATCCATCACCGTGCTGCCATCGGGCACTTGCGCTTTTTTGCCGTCGATTTCGATTTCTAGCATGTCGCTACCTTGTAGCCAGTTCTTTCGTTACAACCCGTAGCCTGTCAGGCCGGAATCTTGTGGAAGCCACTGCCCGCCCATTGAACATCCTTGGGAACCAGACATGTCTTGTTTTCAATGTGATACTCAAATTCCTTGCCGAAGTGCTTAATGAAGCTTTGCACCGGGAAGGCTGCCGCATCGCCCAATGCACAGATCGTGCGACCCGCAATATTACCAAGCACGCTGTTCAGCAAATCCAGATCTTCAGGTTTGCCAAGGCCATTTTCGATGCGATGCACAACCTTGTACATCCAAGAAGTACCCTCGCGACAAGGCGTACATTGACCGCAGGACTCTTCGTAATAGAAGAATGACAGTCGCTCCAGCGCCTTGACCATGCATACCGTTTCATCCATGACGATAACAGCACCAGACCCGAGCATTGAGCCACCTTTGCTGATGGAGTCATAGTCCATGGTGCAATCCATGATGACCTCACCAGGCATGACAGGGGCCGAAGAACCGCCAGGGATGACCGCCTTTAGCTTGCGCCCGCCACGCATCCCGCCACACATCTCCAGCAGGGTTGAAAACGGCGTGCCGAGTGGAATCTCGTAATTACCAGGGCGATTTACATGACCTGAAACAGAGAACAGCTTGGTACCACCGTTATTCGGCTTACCAAGGTTGAGGAACTCTTCACCGCCCATTTTCAAAATAAACGGAATGGCGGCGAACGTTTCTGTGTTGTTAATGGTTGTTGGCTTGCCATATAAACCAAAAGACGCCGGGAACGGCGGTTTGAAGCGCGGCTGGCCCTTTTTTCCTTCAATCGACTCGAGCAACGCGGTTTCTTCGCCACAAATGTATGCACCATAGCCGTGATGGGCAAACAATTCAAAATTGAATCCGGATCCCAGAATATTCTGACCGATGAATCCAGCGGCACGCGCTTGGTCAAGAGCCTCTTCAAAACGCTTGTATTCTTGCCAAACTTCGCCGTGAACATAGTTATAGCCGCGGTTCGCACCCATGGCATAGGCCGCGATCGCCATTCCCTCAATCACCGAATGCGGGTTAAAACGCATGATGTCGCGGTCTTTGAATGTACCGGGCTCACCTTCATCGGTATTGCAAACAACATATTTATCACCAGGGAAGGAGCGCGGCATGAAAGACCACTTCAATCCTGTCGGGAAGCCAGCGCCGCCACGACCGCGCAACACAGACTTCTTGACCTCACTGATGACGTCTTCTTGGGTCATCTTGCTTTCAAGAATACGCTTCAGCTGCGCATAACCACCGCGAGCAACATAGTCCTTCAGACTCCAGTTGTTGTCACCGTCAAGGCCTTCCATTAGAACGCCGTTTATCGAACCAAGCATAGCCATTATTTGCACTCCTCAAGCAGCTTGTCGATTTGCTCAGGGTGCATATGACTGCACATTGAACGATTATTGACGATGAAGACGGGCGCATCACCACACGCCCCCATGCACTCGCCCTCTTTCAATGTGAATTTTCCATCAGGCGTAGTTTCGCCGTACCCAACACCCAATTTTTTCTGGAGATACTCGCCTGCGTGGTAACCGCCAGACAGAGCACACGGCAGATTGGTACAGACGGTAATCTTGTACTTACCTATGGGCTTCAAGTCATACATGTTGTAAAACGAAGCCACTTCGTAGGCAGCAATCGGCGGCATACCAAGATAGTTGGCGACCGCTTCAATGGACTCAGGGGCCAACCAACCTTTTTCTTCTTGGGCATGAGCGAGACAAGCCATAGACGCAGACTGTTTCTGATCTGCGGGGTACTTGGCGACCTCGCGGGCAAACTTCTGGAGGGTTTCAGCGGAAAACATCAGCGGTCAATCTCGCCAAAAACAATATCTTGGGAACCGATAATCGTAACGACATCGGCGATCATGTGGCCTCTGGACATTTCGTCCAGACCTGCCAGGTGAACAAAGCCCGGAGCACGAATTTTCATTCGGTAAGGCTTGTTTGCACCATCTGAGACAAAGTAGATACCGAACTCACCCTTCGGATGCTCCACAGCTGCATAAGCTTCACCAGCCGGAACATGAATACCTTCGGTAAAGAGCTTGAAGTGGTGAATAAGCTCCTCCATATTGGTCTTCATGTTTTCACGTGGTGGCGGCGCGACCTTGTTGTTATCAGTGATCACCGGACCGGGATTCTTGCGCAGCCAAGCGATACATTGCTTGATTATATTGTTCGACTGGATCATTTCTTCCATACGAACCAAGTAGCGGTCATAGCTGTCACCATTTACACCAACCGGCACATCAAAATCCACTTTATCGTAGGCAGCATACGGCTGCTTCTTGCGCAGATCCCATGCGATACCCGAACCGCGCAGCATAGCGCCGGTAAAGCCCATCTGAAGGGCGCGCTCTGGCGACACAACGCCGACGTTGACCAGACGTTGCTTCCAAATCCGATTATCGGTAAGCAAGGTATGGTACTCGGCATGATATGTTGGGAAACGGATCGCAAAATCTTCGAGAAAATCAAGCAGCGAACCACCGCGATTTTCGTTTCTCTCAGCGGCTTTCTTGGCGTCAGTCCAAGTCGACTCCTGATACTGTGGCATCCTATCCGGAAGATCACGATAGACACCGCCCGGGCGATAGTAGGCGGCATGCATACGAGCTCCAGAAACCGCTTCGTACACATCCATCAAATCTTCACGTTCGCGGAACGTATAAAGCGCCATAGTCATGGCACCGACGTCAAGCGCGTGACAGCCAATCCACAGAAGATGATTAAGAATACGGGTCACTTCATCAAACATGACCCGAATGTACTTTCCGCGCTCCGGAACCTCAATGCCGAGCAACTTTTCAGTCGCAAGACAATAGGCATGCTCGTTACACATCATCGAGACGTAATCCAGACGATCCATATATGGTACAGACTGAACCCAAGTGCGGGTTTCAGCAAGCTTCTCAGTTGCTCGGTGCAGAAGACCGATATGCGGATCAGCCCGCTGGACCACTTCACCATCGAGCTCAAGCACCAGTCGCAAAACGCCGTGCGCTGCTGGGTGCTGCGGACCAAAGTTCAGTGTGAAATTTCGGATATCAGCCATGTGCCGGATCCCCGTAAGTATCTTCGCGCACAATGCGCGGGGTGTTTTCGCGAGGCTCGATGGTCACTGGTTGATAGATCACTCGCGCCTGATCAGGGTCATAGCGCATTTCAACATGACCGGAAATCGGGAAATCTTTGCGGAACGGGTGCCCGATAAAGCCATAATCGGTCAGAATGCGCCGTAGGTCATCGTGACCAACGAACGCAATACCATAGAGATCAAAAGCTTCGCGCTCAAACCAGTTAGCGCTGGCCCACACCCCGGCGATCGAAGCAACCGACGGAAAGCCCTCATCTTCGGCAAAAACCCGAACACGCAAACGCCAGTTATGTGCCACCGAGAGGAGATGGACGACGACAGCAAAACGCTCCCCCTGCCAAGCCCCATCGCCATACGCCGAATAATCGACACCACAGAGATCAACCATCTCTTCAAAACCGAAACCAGACTCATCGCGTAATGAAGTCATTACGCCAAGATAGTCAGCCGCGCCGACCTCGATGGTTACCTCACCCAGCGAGAGCCTCAAGGAATCTAATTTATCCCCAAAGAACTCTTGCAGGTTTTGACTAAGCGTTTCCAGCTTGGCAGACATATCAAATCAGCCTTGGCAATTAACGAGCGATGGTGTTAGTACGACGAATCTTGTTCTGTAGCTGAATGATCCCGTAGATCAAGGCCTCAGCAGTCGGGGGGCAACCCGGAACATAGATATCGACAGGAACGATGCGATCACAGCCGCGCACAACAGAATACGAATAATGGTAGTAGCCACCGCCATTGGCACAAGAACCCATGGATATAACCCAGCGAGGCTCAGCCATCTGATCATAAACCTTGCGCAAAGCCGGAGCCATCTTATTGGTCAAGGTGCCAGCAACAATCATTACATCAGACTGACGCGGACTGGGACGAAACACAACGCCAAATCTATCCAAGTCATAGCGAGAAACGCCAGCATGAATCATTTCCACCGCACAACACGCCAGACCAAACGTCATTGGCCACAGCGACCCAGTACGCATGTAATTGATCAGCTTATCAGCCGTGGTGGTGACAAAACCTTCCTGGAGAACGCCTTCAATAGCCATATGCGAACCCTATTCCCATTCCAGCGCGCCTTTGGCCCAGGCATAAACATAGCCAATGACCAGAATGGCAACAAATACAAGCATTTCGACAAAACCAAACAGCTTTATCGACTCTGTCGCAACAATGTCTTTAAAGATCGACGCCCATGGAAACAGGAACGCAATTTCCAGATCGAACAAAATAAAAAGAATTGCAATCAGATAAAACCGCACATCAAATTTCATGCGCGCATCTTCGAATGCCTCGAAACCACACTCGTAGGGAGAGAGCTTTTCCGGGTCCGGACGACTGGGGGCTAGAATAAAACCCATCGCAACAGGCAGAACGCCCACCGCAACCCCAACCAGAACGAACATCAGAATTGGAAAGTAGTTTTCCATTATCCGCCGCCAATATTCAGCTTCTTGTTCGAAACAGCGCACCTTACGGCCACTGCCCCCATGTCTTGGTGCCGACGGCGAGACTCGAACTCGCACAGCTTGCGCCACTACCCCCTCAAGATAGCGTGTCTACCAATTTCACCACGTCGGCACATCTTCTTGAACCCCTTGGCGAGGACTTATTACCAAGAGACTCGCAATACATTACTTCGGAATATCTTTTGCTTTCGAATCAGGAGCAGCCACCGCCCCTGAAGATTCACCACCCACCAATGCAGGCTGCGAAACAGGCTGCGATTGTAACGGTTCTTGCATCACACTGCCAGTCGTTTTTGGCTTACTGGATGCCACATATGCCAACGTAAGACTGGTCGCAAAAAACACCGCCGCAAGAACCCCCGTCGCACGACTAAGAAAGTTAGCAGATCCAGTCGCCCCAAAAAGACTACCCGAAGCACCACTACCAAATGCAGCCCCCATATCCGCCCCCTTGCCATGCTGCATCAGCACGAGCCCGATGATAGATATTGCCACAATGATATGCACAGTAAGGACAAGTGAGAAAAACCAGTTCATTTATCAGCCTATCAATTTGCCGCAAGGCAAATTTCCAAAAAATCGTCAGCAACCAAGGCAGCTCCGCCGATTAACCCGCCATCGATATCGGACTGCCCAAACAACTCCTGCGCATTCTGCGGCTTGACGCTACCGCCATAAACAATACGCAACTCATTCCCTATCGCCATATCCAAACCTGAAACCTGAGCACGTATAGCCACATGCACCTCTTGAACCTGCCCCGGGGATGCCGTCAATCCAGTGCCGATAGCCCAAACTGGCTCATATGCAATCACAGCCTTAGCCATTGCAGAAACACCATATTGCGAAAGAACTCCCGACAATTGCCTTGCAACCACGACACAGGTTTCGCCTGCTTGACGCTCAGCAAATGTTTCACCAACGCATAATACAGGCGTCAACCCAGCCGCTAGCGCAGCACCAAACTTTGCAGCAACCACCTCATCAGTTTCTCCGAAACACGTACGACGCTCCGAGTGCCCAACCAGCACATACCTACACCCAAAATCAAGAAGCATATATGCAGAAACCTCTCCGGTATATGCCCCAACAGGGTACTCACTAAGCGACTGCGCCCCCAAATTCACCGAGGAGCCATCAAGAATCGACTGAGCCTGCCCAAGGTATGGATAGGGTGGACACACCACCACATCACATGTCAGTTCAGATACTCCCGCCTTTATACGCTCAAGCAATACTGCGTTTTGCTGGTATGTGCCATTCATTTTCCAGTTACCGGCAATAAGCTTTCTACGCATGGGCTTGGCACTTCCTTTGGAGAAAACCTGAGGATTATAGCGACCTGTTGTTTTTTCGGTCAATACGATTCAACAAAGAAAGAGTCCTACTCTGCAACGCTCCGTACAACATTTGCCAGTTTTTCAGCGGCATTCCCTACTTCTACAGGGTCCTCGCCCTCAACCATTACTCTCAACAGCGGCTCCGTCCCCGATGCACGCAACAGAACCCTACCTCGCCCAGACAGATGCTCCTCCGTCGCCAACAAGGCCGCGACGATCGCAGGGTGATCCTTCCACGGGAACCCCCGGACCACAGGAATATTTATAAGCTTTTGCGGATAAAGAGTTAATCCGCCAAGCACCCCTTTTAAATCATCTCCCGTTTCGCGCAATCCAGCCAAAACTTGCAAAGCTGCGACGATGCCATCACCTGTGGTATGCCGGTCCATAGCGAGTATGTGTCCTGAATTTTCACCGCCATATAGCCAACCTTTTTCATTAAGCATCTCAACAACATATCGATCGCCAACAGCTGCACGAGCAAAGGGAATGTCGATTTTACCCAACGCATGCTCTAATGCGAGATTGCTCATCAAGGTACCAACCACACCCTTAACTTTAGCGGTGCGAGCACGGCTACGAACAATTGCATACAGAAGTTGATCGCCATCGTAGAGAGTTCCTTCTGCATCGACCATCTGAAGGCGATCTGCATCTCCATCGAGCGCAATCCCAAGATCAGCCTGATTGGCAATTACTGCCTCACATAAAGCCTTGGGTGCTGTAGCACCAACACCATCATTAATATTCAGGCCGTTTGGTTCAGCACCGATGGTAACAACATCTGCGCCTAACTCGTGGAATACGCTCGGTGCAATCTGGTACGCAGCCCCATGCGCACAATCGACGACTATCTTGAGACCGCGTAGATCGAGATCATTCGGGAACGTGCTTTTGCAGAATTCTATGTAGCGCCCACGAGCATCTTCAATTCGGCGAACCCTGCCGAGATCGGCCGGAGCGGCGCATTGCATTGGCTGATCTATACCATCTTCGATGGCACGCTCAACGTGATCTGGCAGTTTTGTACCTTGCGCAGAAAAAAATTTAATCCCATTATCGTAATACGGGTTGTGTGATGCAGAAATAACGATCCCTGCCTGTAAACGCAAGGCACGCGTAAGGTAAGCGACCGCTGGCGTAGGCAGCGGTCCAACCAAAATGACCTCAACACCTGCAGCAGAAAATCCCGCCTCCAAGGCAGACTCGAGCATGTAACCGGACAAGCGTGTGTCCTTACCGATTAGCACCGCAGGACGCTCACCTACCGGCATAGTGTGCTGATCCAGCAAGGCCTTGCCGGCAGAATAGCCCAGGCGCATCACAAAATCCGGGGTAATAGGAGACTGACCAACTCGCCCTCGAACCCCATCCGTACCAAAGTATTTTCTGCTCATATTTGACTCCCCTGTTGTATTGCCAACCAGACTGCCAACGCATCTCTGGTCGCCGCAACATCATGCACACGTACAATTTTGGCACCTTTTTGCACCGCAATCAGCGCAGCGGCCACACTGGCTGCCATTCGCTGACCTACTGGATTGCCAGTTATGGTACCTAGCATCGCTTTTCTTGAAACACCAACGAGGACAGGCAGCCCAACCGAACATATCTCGGACAACGCGCGAAAGAGCGCCAAATTATGCTCAAGCATCTTTCCAAAGCCGAATCCCGGATCAACCACGAGACGATCATTGCTAACACCTGCCAACTGACATCGTTCAACCGCAGCAGTCAAAAAGGAGTTTACTTCGGCAACCACATAGCCGTAGTCCGGCCTTTCTTGCATCGTCCCTGGCTTACCTTGCATATGCATGACACAGACCGCGCAATCGCTACTCGCGATAGCAGCCAATGCTCCTTGGTTTGTCATACCCGTAATGTCGTTGATCATCGCCGCTCCAGACTCGAGCGCAGCGCGCATAACCGCTGGCTTGTAGGTATCAACAGAAACAGGAACTCCCCAGCATGTTATTTCCTTGAGAACGGGCAACAAACGTTGCAACTCATCCTTCTCTGAAGTCGGAATCGCTCCCGGTCGAGACGATTCTGCCCCGATATCCAGAATATCGGCGCCGGCTTCGAACTGCTGACGTGCATGCGCTATGGCACGATCAATATTACCAACTACCCCGTCACCTGAGAATGAGTCCGGCGTGAGGTTCACGACCCCCATTATCAGAGGCCTTGCCAGCGAGAGATGAAAAGCTCCACAACGCAGTGTATTCATAGACCAGAAAGAAAAAAGCCGGGAGAAAGCTCCCGGCTAATTTAAAGTTCAAAAATCAGGCCGTCGCAGCAGCTGTTGGCTCTGACCCAGGCGTATCGCTGGGATTGCTCGTACTCGTCGTCGACTGCGATGGCTTCGGCTGCCGTGGCGGCTTGCCAGCCATGATATCGTTGATCTGCTCTGCGTCGATGGTTTCCCATTCAAGCAGCGCCTTGGTCATCGCTTCAACCTTATCGCGATTTTCGTCAAGCAGTTTGCGAGCAAGCGCGTATTGCTCATCGATAATCCGACGTATTTCGGCATCCACCTTCTGCATCGTCGCCTCAGAAACGTTCTTATGCTGAGTGACAGAGCGGCCAAGGAATACCTCGCCTTCGTTCTCACCATAAACCATCACACCAAGATCCGACATGCCGTAGCGCGTGACCATATCGCGCGCCATGGCTGTTGCACGCTCGAAATCGTTAGACGCGCCGGTGGTCATCTGATTCATGAATAGCTCTTCGGCTATACGGCCACCGAACAATACTGCGATACGACTCATCAGGTACTCGCGATCATAAGCATAGCGATCCTGCTCCGGCAATTGCATGGTCAAACCCAGAGCTCGGCCACGCGGGATAATCGTCACCTTATGAACTGGATCTGACTTCGGTACAAGCTTGGCAACCACCGCATGACCAGACTCATGGTAGGCAGTGTTCCTTTTTTCTTCCTCGGTCATGACCATGCTACGGCGCTCTGCGCCCATCATGATCTTGTCTTTGGCCATCTCGAAGTCATCCATGTCAACCAAGCGCTTGTTACGGCGAGCAGCGAACAGAGCAGCCTCATTAACCAGATTGGCCAGATCGGCGCCCGAAAAGCCGGGTGTGCCGCGGGCGATAACGTCAGCCTTGACGTCGCCTGCAATCGGCACCTTTCGCATGTGCACTTTTAGAATCTCTTCGCGACCACGAATATCTGGCAACGGGACGACCACTTGGCGATCAAAACGTCCTGGACGCAGCAATGCCGGATCAAGAATATCAGGACGATTGGTTGCAGCGATAACGATGATACCTGTATGCCCTTCGAATCCATCCATTTCGACCAGCAACTGGTTCAGCGTCTGCTCACGCTCATCGTTGCCACCACCCAAACCGGCGCCACGATGACGGCCAACCGCATCAATTTCATCAATGAAGATGATGCATGGGGCGTGTTTCTTGGCATTTTCGAACATGTCACGGACACGAGCAGCACCCACGCCAACAAACATTTCGACGAAGTCAGAACCCGAAATACTGAAGAACGGGACCTTCGCCTCACCGGCGATAGCCTTGGCAAGCAGCGTCTTGCCAGTACCGGGATTGCCAACCATCAGCACGCCCTTCGGGATTCGCCCACCAAGTTTCTGGAATTTTGAAGGATCGCGCAGGAAATCAACGATCTCTTGAACCTCCTCCTTGGCTTCATCACAACCGGCAACATCAGCGAAGGTCACAATATTTTGTGCCTCCTCCGTCATCCTGGCGCGCGACTTACCGAAGGAAAATGCCCCACCCTTGCCCCCCCCTTGCATCTGGCGCATGAAGAAGACCCAAACGCCGATCAGCAATAGCATTGGGAACCAGCTGACGAACAGATTCATCAGGAAAGATGGCTCCTCTTCAGGCCGCGCCTCGATCTTGACACCATTCTTGAGAAGATCGGAAACCAGCCAAAGATCAGGCGGCGCATAGGAAGTAATGCGCTTTCCTTCGCTCGTCGTCGCCTTCAGCGTTCGGCCTTCCATAACCACCTTGGAAATCCGCCCAGCCTTCACCTCGTCGATGAACTGAGAGTATTCGACAGCACCGGTCGCAACCTGGCGATTGTTAAACTGATTAAATACAGTCATCAGGACCAAGCCAATGACCAGCCAGATTGCGAGGTTTTTGAACATGTTGTTCAAGCTTGCTCTCCTTCTACAACGCCGAGCGATAAAAATACCATTCTAAACAAAAGTCTTAGCGCAATGTACGTCCGAGCAAATAAAGCTCGGCACTACGATCGCGAGAAGCATCCGGTTTCCGCACCACGACAGTTTTGAATGTTTCACGCATCTGGCGCAGAAATGTTTCGTAATCCGTTCCTTGAAACACTTTGACCAGAAAAGCGCCCTCCAGTTTCAAGTGAGCCTTGGAAAACTCCAGCCCCAATTCTGCCAGGTGCATAACGCGCGCCTGATCGACCAGAGGAACCCCTGACATATTGGGGGCCATATCCGACATTACAAGCCCCACGCGACGATCACCCAATTGTTTTTCCAATTGTTCCAGCACGTCGTCCTCGCGGAAATCACCCTGAATGAAGTGAACGTTGTGAATCGGATCCATTTCGAGCAAGTCAAGCGCAAGCACCATTCCAGCATCGCCGACACGCTTGGAAGCCACCTGGGACCAGCCACCGGGCGTTGCACCAAGGTCGACTACCACCTCACCACGCTTCAGCAGTTTGTCCTTGTCGTCGATCTCGAGCAGCTTGAAAGCAGCGCGAGAACGCCAGCCTTCCTTCTTGGCAAGCTGGACGTACGTATCATTCACATGCTCGCGCATCCAAGCTTTGCTGGTTCTGGTTCTTTTCATTCGGTAAAATGCCGTTTTTGAAAGGTTTACTATGCTGCAAATATCATCAGCCCAACGCAGGGAACTCCGCGCCAAGGCCCACGACCTGAATCCTGTCGTCTCGATTGCCGAGAACGGCCTAACCGAAGGCGTTCTCAAGGAAATCGAAACCAATCTTAACGCCCACGAACTGATCAAAATTCGCGTTTATGGTGACAGCCGCGAAAATCGGCTGGCTTATTATGAGCAGATCTGCACCCAGTTGGGCGCAGCCCCCGTTCAGCACATCGGCAAGCTGCTGGTGATTTTTCGACCAATGCCCGCTGAGATTGCTGCGGTCAACGCGAAAAAAGCCCCAAAAACGAGACGTCCGATTCCGGCTGCACCACGTAAAAGCAAGCGCGCCTTCCAGGGCTGATCACTTCAATCCGCGGCCATTCCACACTACAAGCCACACTCCCAGCAAACTCTGTACGAGATAGAGAATGCTGGAGATTCCGTGCCACGTAGCAAAACGGTCGCGAAAAACACTTTCCATAACCTCGCGCGGCAGTGCATCAGCCTTCAGCTGAGCCATCAGCGGCAGAATGCCAAACTGGCTGGCCGTCGCCATCAGCGCCATCACCAACACTAGCCAGAATATGGCGCTTTTGAAAATCCGCCCACCCCAACGCGAAAGCAGAAAAACAAAAAGGTATGCGGCACAACCAAGTCCGATCCAACCAATTAGTGCGAACAGCTTTCCAGCCACCATGCCGGCAAGTTGCCTGTCGCCAAGACTTGCAAACAACACCGGTGCCGCCAGATAACCGACGGCCCACATGCCCCCCACCCACAAAGTGATGGCCACAAGATAAAAAGCCTCGGAGAAGCGCCGCACGACTTTATTCGTAGCGAACGTCGATCACTTCGTACTCGCGGATGCCGCCTGGCGCTTGGACCTGCGCGATATCCCCGGCGAACTTGCCGATCAGCGCCCGGGCAATCGGGGAGTTAACCGAAATTTTGCCACCCTTGATGTCGGCTTCGTCCTCGCCAACGATCTGGTAGGTCACTGCATCACCGGTATCTTGATCCTCAAGATCCAGTGTCGCACCAAATACGCAGCGACCATCAGCATCGAGTAGCTTCGGATCGATAATTTGGGCATGTGACAGCTTGCCCTCGACTTCCTGAATACGCCCTTCGATGAAGCCTTGGCGCTCCTTGGCTGCATCGTATTCTGCATTCTCTGAAAGATCGCCATGTGCTCGCGCTTCGGCAATGGCACCGATCACCCACGGACGATCAACCGTCTTCAGACGATGCAGTTCTTCGCGCAACTTTTCAGCGCCCTTAACGGTCAGTGGAACTTTGCTCATATCATATCCAGCAAAAGCAAAACCGCCGGCGCCCAAGGGCTACCCGGCGGTTTCAGGTTTGTTTCAGTGTAGTTGGGTGTGCAAGGCCTGTATCGGATATACCACCAACTCACCCAAATTACGAATCCCTTCGGCCGCAGCCTCGGCACCCCAGATAGTCGTGTACATCGTGACACGAGCCTGCAGGCCAGATGTACGAATATTGCGCGAATCGTTTACCGCTTGGCGTTTCTCTTCAACGGTGTTGATAATCAACGAAATTTCGTTGTTTTTTATCATATCAACAATGTGCGGCCGACCTTCAGTAAATTTATTGACCGTCTGTACCGGCAAGCCTGCCGCCTCAATGGCGTGCGCCGTTCCGCGCGTGGCAACCAGTTGAAAGCCTGCTTCAAGCAAATGACGAGCTATCTCTATCGCCTTGGCCTTGTCACTATCCTTGACTGACATGAAAACCTTGCCAGAGACAGGGAGTTTGACACTGGCGGCCAACTGGGATTTTACGAACGCCTCGGCAAAGGTCACACCAACGCCCATAACCTCCCCCGTCGACTTCATTTCTGGGCCAAGAATGGTATCAACGCCCGGGAACTTGACGAAGGGAAAGACAGCCTCCTTGACAGAGAAATACGGAGGAATCACTTCCTTGGTAATTCCCTGATCTTTCAGACTGCGCCCTGCCATGCAGCGCGCCGCAATCTTGGCCAGCTGCAAACCGGTCGCCTTGGAAACAAACGGGACGGTACGCGAGGCGCGCGGGTTTACTTCGAGAACGTAAACATCTTCGTCCTTGATAGCAAACTGCACATTCATCAGGCCACAAACATTCAGCGCCTTGGCCATCAATTTGGTCTGACGACGCAACTCTTCCTGCACAAGCTTGCCCAGCGAATACGGTGGCAACGAAC encodes:
- the nuoF gene encoding NADH-quinone oxidoreductase subunit NuoF, translating into MAMLGSINGVLMEGLDGDNNWSLKDYVARGGYAQLKRILESKMTQEDVISEVKKSVLRGRGGAGFPTGLKWSFMPRSFPGDKYVVCNTDEGEPGTFKDRDIMRFNPHSVIEGMAIAAYAMGANRGYNYVHGEVWQEYKRFEEALDQARAAGFIGQNILGSGFNFELFAHHGYGAYICGEETALLESIEGKKGQPRFKPPFPASFGLYGKPTTINNTETFAAIPFILKMGGEEFLNLGKPNNGGTKLFSVSGHVNRPGNYEIPLGTPFSTLLEMCGGMRGGRKLKAVIPGGSSAPVMPGEVIMDCTMDYDSISKGGSMLGSGAVIVMDETVCMVKALERLSFFYYEESCGQCTPCREGTSWMYKVVHRIENGLGKPEDLDLLNSVLGNIAGRTICALGDAAAFPVQSFIKHFGKEFEYHIENKTCLVPKDVQWAGSGFHKIPA
- the nuoE gene encoding NADH-quinone oxidoreductase subunit NuoE produces the protein MFSAETLQKFAREVAKYPADQKQSASMACLAHAQEEKGWLAPESIEAVANYLGMPPIAAYEVASFYNMYDLKPIGKYKITVCTNLPCALSGGYHAGEYLQKKLGVGYGETTPDGKFTLKEGECMGACGDAPVFIVNNRSMCSHMHPEQIDKLLEECK
- a CDS encoding NADH-quinone oxidoreductase subunit D — protein: MADIRNFTLNFGPQHPAAHGVLRLVLELDGEVVQRADPHIGLLHRATEKLAETRTWVQSVPYMDRLDYVSMMCNEHAYCLATEKLLGIEVPERGKYIRVMFDEVTRILNHLLWIGCHALDVGAMTMALYTFREREDLMDVYEAVSGARMHAAYYRPGGVYRDLPDRMPQYQESTWTDAKKAAERNENRGGSLLDFLEDFAIRFPTYHAEYHTLLTDNRIWKQRLVNVGVVSPERALQMGFTGAMLRGSGIAWDLRKKQPYAAYDKVDFDVPVGVNGDSYDRYLVRMEEMIQSNNIIKQCIAWLRKNPGPVITDNNKVAPPPRENMKTNMEELIHHFKLFTEGIHVPAGEAYAAVEHPKGEFGIYFVSDGANKPYRMKIRAPGFVHLAGLDEMSRGHMIADVVTIIGSQDIVFGEIDR
- a CDS encoding NADH-quinone oxidoreductase subunit C, whose amino-acid sequence is MSAKLETLSQNLQEFFGDKLDSLRLSLGEVTIEVGAADYLGVMTSLRDESGFGFEEMVDLCGVDYSAYGDGAWQGERFAVVVHLLSVAHNWRLRVRVFAEDEGFPSVASIAGVWASANWFEREAFDLYGIAFVGHDDLRRILTDYGFIGHPFRKDFPISGHVEMRYDPDQARVIYQPVTIEPRENTPRIVREDTYGDPAHG
- a CDS encoding NADH-quinone oxidoreductase subunit B, which produces MAIEGVLQEGFVTTTADKLINYMRTGSLWPMTFGLACCAVEMIHAGVSRYDLDRFGVVFRPSPRQSDVMIVAGTLTNKMAPALRKVYDQMAEPRWVISMGSCANGGGYYHYSYSVVRGCDRIVPVDIYVPGCPPTAEALIYGIIQLQNKIRRTNTIAR
- the ndhC gene encoding NADH-quinone oxidoreductase subunit A, which gives rise to MMENYFPILMFVLVGVAVGVLPVAMGFILAPSRPDPEKLSPYECGFEAFEDARMKFDVRFYLIAILFILFDLEIAFLFPWASIFKDIVATESIKLFGFVEMLVFVAILVIGYVYAWAKGALEWE
- the secG gene encoding preprotein translocase subunit SecG: MNWFFSLVLTVHIIVAISIIGLVLMQHGKGADMGAAFGSGASGSLFGATGSANFLSRATGVLAAVFFATSLTLAYVASSKPKTTGSVMQEPLQSQPVSQPALVGGESSGAVAAPDSKAKDIPK